The genomic DNA CAGATGTCCAGCGAGACGTGCCCGGAGCAGGCGAGGGGCTTCCCCACCTCGCCCTGCTCGAGGACGAGCACGTCGCGGCCCCGATCGGCCGCGCTCCGGGCGAACCGCGCGCCTGCGGGGCCGCAGCCGACGACGACGAAATCGTACATCTACTCGATGTCTGGGGGATTCCCGGCTAAGTAGCTTGTTGCTCGGTGGTGCCGACGGCGACCGGAGCGGCCGGACAGCACCGGGAGACTCCGTTGGAACTCTCCGGTCCCGGCCGAAAGCCTGTGCGGGACACAGGGGATATATCCAGCACACCAACCACCTCTCGCACGCCCCGACACGCACTTCCGGAATCCGACTGGAAAACCGAGGGTCGAGCGGTGGAACACACACGATTCGAAAGCCGAATAGCCGACCCGACGTCCCTCCGGGTCGTTCGGAGCGCCCCCGAACAGGACTGATACGCTACGAGAGCCCGTCACTCACGCAGCTCCGTCTCGCCGAGCGACTTTCGATTCGAAGGCGAAACCGGCAAAGAATTTCAGCCCGTACGTTCACACGTATGGCGACCACCATCACCGTGAACGGGATGTCCTGCGACCACTGCGAGCGGACGGTCTCTGACGCCATCGAGGCTGTCTCCGGCGTCACCGACGTCACGGTCGACCGCACCGCCGGGACGGCGACGGTCGAGGGCGAGGCCGACCCGAACACGCTCGTCGCCGCCGTCGAGGACGCCGGCTACGAGGCTTCGGCCTGAGTCGCCGGCCACGCACGAGGTATCGATGACCGACCGAGACGACCCGACGAGACCACCCATGACACAGACCGAACCGCTCTCCAGCACGCTGTTGATCGCCCTCGGTGCCATCCTGCTCCTTCCGGTACTCGGGATGGCGTTCATGATGCCGATGATGGGGATGTGGGGGGGCGGATGGAGCCACATGGCCGACACCGGGATGTGGGGTGCCGGTGGCGGGTCGTGGGTGTGGGTCGTGATGTGGCTCGTTCCGCTGGTCGTCCTCGGCGGACTCGGCTACCTGCTCTACCGTGGTCTCGCCGGGACGGTCGACGAGTCCGCGGACCCCGCGCTCGAGGAACTCCGCCTCGCGTACGCTCGCGGCGACCTCTCGGACGAGGAGTTCGAACGCCGCCGTGAGCGGCTCGGCGAGTCGGAGTGACGCCGATGGCCGACCACCAGGCGGCTCACGAGGACGACGAACACGCCAGTCACGCCCACCACGAGCGGCGCACCGACCGCGCGTGCCCGGGCTGTCGGGTGTGTGAGTGCTACCGCCCGACGCGAGGCGGAACGGATGCCGAGCGGACGGCACACGCCGCCCACGGCGCGACCGATGCCGGCGAGGGACACGACCACGGTGGTGGGCAGGACCACGATGGGGGACACGACCACGGCGCGATGGTCGACCACTCCGACCACGAGGCGATGTTCAGACGCCGGTTTGTCGTCAGCCTCGCGCTGGCGATCCCCGTCCTCTACTACAGCGCGTCCCTCCAGTCGTGGCTCGGGTTCACCGCCGTCTCGGTCCCCGGGAGCGAGTTCGTCGCCCCCGTCTTCGGTGTTCTCGTCTTCGCCTACGGTGGCATCCCGTTCCTGCGGATGGGCGCCGTCGAGGTCCGCAATCGCGAACCGGGGATGATGCTGCTCATCTCGCTGGCCATCACCGTCTCGTTCGTCTACAGCCTCGGCGTCGTCGTCTCCGGCGTCGGCGAGCCGTTCTTCTGGGAGCTCGTCACGCTCATCGTCATCTTCCTGCTCGGCCACTGGATCGAGATGCGGAGCGTCCGGCGGGCCTCGGGTGCGCTCGACGAACTGGCAGACCTGATGCCGGACACCGCAGAGCGGGTGACCGAGGCGGGCGAGACGGAGGAGGTGGCGGTCGCCGACCTCGCTGCGGGCGACCTCGTCCTCGTCCGCCCGGGGGCGAACGTCCCCGCCGACGGCGTCGTCGAGGAGGGCGAGTCGAAGGTCAACGAGGCGCTGGTCACCGGCGAGTCCGCGCCCGTCGAGAAGACGCCGGGCGACGAGGTCATCGGCGGGACGACCAACCGGAGCGGGAGTCTGCGGGTCAGGGTGACCGCGACCGGCGAGGAGACCACCCTCTCGGGTATCATGCGTCTCGTCGAGGAGGCCCAGCGGAGCCGGTCGCGGACACAGGTGCTCGCCGACCGCGCGGCCGGGTGGCTGTTCTACGGAGCCCTCGGGGCCGCGGTCGTCACGGCCGTCGCGTGGACGGTCGCCGTCGGGTTCGGCCTCACCGTGGTCGAACGGGTGGTCGCCGTCCTCGTCATCGCCTGTCCGCACGCGCTCGGGCTGGCCGTCCCGCTGGTCGTCGCCATCAACACCTCGCTGGCCGCCCGCAACGGGATGCTCGTCCGCGACCGCATCGCGATGGAGGAGGCCCGGAACCTCGACATCGTCGTCTTCGACAAGACCGGGACGCTCACGAAGGGCGAACAGGGCGTCGTGGACGTGGCGACGACCGACGGCTGGAGCGAGGACGACGCCCTCCGACTGATGGCCGCCGCCGAAGGGGACTCCGAACACATGATCGCGGCGGCGATCCGCGAACACGCGGCGGAGCGAGGCCTCGATGTCCCCGACGCGAGCGGGTTCGAGGCACTGGAGGGGCGTGGCGTCCGGGCGACGGTCGAGGCCGACACGGCGCTCGTCGGGGGCGACGGCGGGACGGCCGAGGAGACGGTGTACGTCGGCGGCCCGAACCTGCTCCGAGAGATGGACGTCGACCGCAGCGAGGTCATCGAATCGTTCACCGAGGAGATGGGGTCGCTCGGCCGCGGTGTCGTCTACCTCGTCCACGGGGAGCGAGTGGTCGGTGCCGTCGCGCTCGCCGACGTCGTCCGCGAGGAGAGCCGCGAGGCCGTCGACGCGCTCCACGCGATGGGTATCGAGGTGGCGATGCTGACCGGTGACTCCGAGGCGGTCGCCCGCGCCGTGGCCGACGACCTCGGCATCGACACCTACTTCGCCGAGGTACTGCCCGAGGACAAGGACGAGAAGATCGTCGAACTCCAGCGTGCGGGCCGGCTGGTGGCGATGGTCGGCGACGGCGTGAACGACGCGCCCGCACTGACACGTGCGGACGTCGGTATCGCCATCGGGTCCGGCACCGACGTCGCCGTCGAGTCGGCCGACGTCGTCCTCGTGGAGAACGACCCGCGTGACGTGGTGGCGCTCGTGCGCCTCAGCAAGCGGAGTTACCGGAAGATGCAGGAGAACCTCGTGTGGGCCGCGGGCTACAACGTGTTCGCCGTGCCGCTGGCTGCGGGCATCCTGGCCCCGTTGGGTATCCTCCTCTCGCCGGCACTCGGCGCCGTGCTGATGTCCGCGAGTACGGTCATTGTGGCGGTGAACGCACAGCTCCTGCGACGGGCGGACATCCGGCCGCAGGGCGGAGCGCTCTCCGGACGTGGTGACTGACTCGCACCCTGTACCCAGCACGCCTCCAACGAACTATCGGGGATGCTGGACCTCGACCGGCCCCACTGGGTAGAGCGCCCCTGCCCGCTCGACGCCCGGGAATCCAGGAGCCGTTTCACCGTGGTCGGCACGTGCCCGAGGTGCAATAGCGGGGGTCACAGGCCGCTCTGCCACCATCAAGCAGACCGACTTATTTTCGATCTGTAACACACACCCATCATATATAGAGAGACTTCTATCGATATTCAGGATTCAAGAATAGAACCCAGAATATTACTGAGGTGTGTACTACAGACACACCAGGGCTCGCGGAACACCCCATTCGCCACCGGCCACCTGCTCGAACGAGGCGCCGGCGTCGGTCGACCGGAACAGGCCGCGGTTGGTGCACACGAGCAGTTCGTCGGGCGCGGGCGCCGCCAGGACCGCCCGGCAGACGCCCTCACCGACCGGCACTCCCGCGCCCAGCGTCTCCCCGTCGAAGCGCCGCCAGTTCCCCTCGCCGTCACGACGATAGACGTGCGCGTCGGCACTCGCGACCCGGTGCGCCGCGTACGCGCCGTGCGCTGCGGAGACGTACACCCGGTCGGGGTCCCCGGGGTCCACGGCCAGCCCCCAGACGTAGCCGTGTTCGAGGCCAGCGGTCGGGTGGTCCCAGGAGGCGCCCGCATCCGCGGACTGCGCGTACCCGTCGCCCGCGGCCGCGTACACCCGGTCGGGGGCGTCCGGGTGCGTCGCGAGGGCGTGGTTGTCGTAGCGGCTGCCGGGCGGGCGCTCCGTCCACGACGCTCCCCCATCCGCGCTCCGGACGAACGCGCCGGCCTCGATGCCGACGTACAGGCGCTCGGGGTCCTCGGGATGGACCGCCAGCGTCCGGACGTGGTGGGTATCCGGGCGCGGCGGGAACGACCACTCGGCCGCGGAGGGCAGGTCGGTGAGCGGCGCGCACTCACGCCACGTCTCGCCCGCATCGTCCGAGCGGTACACCTCGCTCGGCTCGGCCCCGAGGTAGACCACGTCCGGGTCGCTCGGCGCCGTCGCGAGCGCGGTCACGCGCCCGGGGAGCGTCTCCGGCGCGACGCGTTCGAACGATGGGTCGGTCGCGCCGTCGCCGGCCTCGAGGTCGGCCGCCCGCCACAGCCCGTCGTCGAACGTTCCGGCCAGGACCGCCCCCCCGGTGCCGGCGAGGCACTCGACCCGGTGGCCGGGGAGGTATCCGGTCGCGACGCCGGCGTCGGGGGGAATCGCACGCAGTCCGTCTTCGAGTGCGAGGAGTGAGAGCATGGCACCGACTACGGCGCGCGGACACATCAGCGTGCCCACGGGGGCGCGTCCCAGAGATCGCCACCTGAGGAGTAGCCGAGCAGGGCCGAGAGGGTCGTTCCCCGGTTCTACACCGCCAATCACCAGTTACTAAACCCGATGAAACCCCCGGAAGCGACCCGAATGGCCGGTAGTATTATCACCATAGATAGGGATATATAGGACAATGGACGGCAAGGCCGGATTCGAGCGTGCGTCGACCGGGATCGGGGGGCTCGATGAACTCCTCGGCGGTGGACTCCCCGCTGGCCGGGCGTACGTGCTCCGGGGTGGGCCCGGAACGGGGAAGACCATCGTCGCACTCCACTTCCTGACCGCCGGCGTCGAGGCCGACGACGACCCGCTGTTCGTCGCGTTCGAGGAACCCGCCGCGGACCTCCGCCGGAACGCGTCGACGCTGGGGCTGGACCTCGACGGCGTGGAGATCCTCGACCTGAGCCCGAACGCCGACCGGTTCCTCGAGGACCGGAGCTACACCGCGTTCGAACCCGCCG from Haloglomus litoreum includes the following:
- a CDS encoding CopZ family metallochaperone — its product is MATTITVNGMSCDHCERTVSDAIEAVSGVTDVTVDRTAGTATVEGEADPNTLVAAVEDAGYEASA
- a CDS encoding SHOCT domain-containing protein, producing MTQTEPLSSTLLIALGAILLLPVLGMAFMMPMMGMWGGGWSHMADTGMWGAGGGSWVWVVMWLVPLVVLGGLGYLLYRGLAGTVDESADPALEELRLAYARGDLSDEEFERRRERLGESE
- a CDS encoding heavy metal translocating P-type ATPase yields the protein MADHQAAHEDDEHASHAHHERRTDRACPGCRVCECYRPTRGGTDAERTAHAAHGATDAGEGHDHGGGQDHDGGHDHGAMVDHSDHEAMFRRRFVVSLALAIPVLYYSASLQSWLGFTAVSVPGSEFVAPVFGVLVFAYGGIPFLRMGAVEVRNREPGMMLLISLAITVSFVYSLGVVVSGVGEPFFWELVTLIVIFLLGHWIEMRSVRRASGALDELADLMPDTAERVTEAGETEEVAVADLAAGDLVLVRPGANVPADGVVEEGESKVNEALVTGESAPVEKTPGDEVIGGTTNRSGSLRVRVTATGEETTLSGIMRLVEEAQRSRSRTQVLADRAAGWLFYGALGAAVVTAVAWTVAVGFGLTVVERVVAVLVIACPHALGLAVPLVVAINTSLAARNGMLVRDRIAMEEARNLDIVVFDKTGTLTKGEQGVVDVATTDGWSEDDALRLMAAAEGDSEHMIAAAIREHAAERGLDVPDASGFEALEGRGVRATVEADTALVGGDGGTAEETVYVGGPNLLREMDVDRSEVIESFTEEMGSLGRGVVYLVHGERVVGAVALADVVREESREAVDALHAMGIEVAMLTGDSEAVARAVADDLGIDTYFAEVLPEDKDEKIVELQRAGRLVAMVGDGVNDAPALTRADVGIAIGSGTDVAVESADVVLVENDPRDVVALVRLSKRSYRKMQENLVWAAGYNVFAVPLAAGILAPLGILLSPALGAVLMSASTVIVAVNAQLLRRADIRPQGGALSGRGD
- a CDS encoding WD40/YVTN/BNR-like repeat-containing protein — its product is MLSLLALEDGLRAIPPDAGVATGYLPGHRVECLAGTGGAVLAGTFDDGLWRAADLEAGDGATDPSFERVAPETLPGRVTALATAPSDPDVVYLGAEPSEVYRSDDAGETWRECAPLTDLPSAAEWSFPPRPDTHHVRTLAVHPEDPERLYVGIEAGAFVRSADGGASWTERPPGSRYDNHALATHPDAPDRVYAAAGDGYAQSADAGASWDHPTAGLEHGYVWGLAVDPGDPDRVYVSAAHGAYAAHRVASADAHVYRRDGEGNWRRFDGETLGAGVPVGEGVCRAVLAAPAPDELLVCTNRGLFRSTDAGASFEQVAGGEWGVPRALVCL